AAATCAACCAAGAAGGAGACAGAAGAGTAGAGACGAGAGTAGAAGTCCTTGTTGAGATCAGACGGTGAAATGGAGGCTTCGCTGATCACCCCATTCTCCTTCAGGTTCCTTATCAGCTGTCCCACGCACTGGATAAAGTCACCGGGGGAGGCATCGATCTGCTCGTACAGCACGTCAATGCCGTCCACGTGGAGGTTCAGCTCCTCGCTCTGGATGAGCTCCGTGAGGGAGCTGGTGGCGTTGGCGATCCACGTTTTGTTGTCGAGGGGTTTGAAGGGCTGGTGGCTGCCGCGGTTGCCGATGGAGATGAAGACTTTGACATCCACGTCCATGTGGCGGCTCTTCTCCTTGAACAGCTCGATGGCTTGGGCTGTGACCTTGGTGAGGTCCCAGGTGGGGCGGAAGAGGCCGTTGGTGGGGTGGTCGTCGTCGTCGTAGTCGGTGGCGAAGGTGAGGGCGATCTGGTACTCCTTCAGGAACTTGTTGGAGACGAAGACCTGGTCGAAGGAGTCGTCGAAGGTGTATTGACGGAAAATGGACAACATTGTGTGAAGGAAACAGTTTAAGGTTGGGTTTGTTGTGTGTGGGAAATTGGAAACCCAAGTTGCTCCTTATATACTACTGGTGCAGGGCTTCTTGGGTGATGAAGTATTCCTTAATTGATTTTGATGTAAAATATGAAacaatttattcattttttacatGACTTTTTCTTCCAAATATAGGTAGTgtagaattaaaattaaaagagtgaaattattattattatggtgGATTTAGTGAGTAATATATGAATGAAGGTGTGAGAAAAGGAAGAAGTTAAAGGCAAGGTTTAGGGTAAGGTTTAGGGAACTTAATGAAACAGCAATTTGATGATGCTATGATTTCACCAACTCTGGCTAAGTAAAACACAAATACTTTCTCTTCATTGGCTACTTTTGGATATGTGCTCCTGGATTTCAGAAACCTTTAATTACTTTCCCTTCCTCTCATGGCTATCTCAGAATGGAATACttgctaattaaatatttctctaaatattttttatatttataaggaAGTCTTATTGATAAGAAAAAGAGTAAGTTACTCTTCCCActtgaagtttgaaaaataacatcACTATAATCAATTTCTGTAATTCTCTGAAATATAAAttcatgtaaaataaataaataaattttgaaagattACAAATTGATGTATTTGACTATATAATTgtcaattttttcatttttaaccaaaattttatttcttattttttattttttactctgATTTTTCACTTCAAAAAGtttagtttaattaatttttttcatgattCAATTTGAGAGATACAGAGAGAGAGATACAATACCTAAATTATCTGGCATTACCATTGTCAGATTATTGTCGGAaataaaggaaataaaatatctaaaataaattagaCATCAACAAATAGTAGTAAGCCATAAAGTGAACACTgattaaacaaaaaattaaatatgtacgTATGTAGAGAAAATTTACCACTTCACTGATTAATCTTTGACTTGTATATATGTAAAAGTATTTGTTAATATAACtcaatctttaaaataaatttcaatatttttttttataattttgaagaaTGCGACCTGGAGATGTGCTTCGCACGTGTGGGATATAGCttgtttcatttattattatttctctCATTTTTACATCTTTTTCATAGTTGCAGTATTTGATAATGTtgaacaattttatttaataatttaccatataataaaaaaattatcacttcaatatttttttatataaaaaatcttattaatataaaatagacGCGATAATAAGTTCTTATTTATTGAATAcctatacaaaataaaaataaaatatataaaagttaaacTTGTTAAAGTAATTCCctaaaaaatactcataaaaagaataataaaactGTGTAAttcgtaataaaaaaaatcgaaATGTAGAAAAACTATTCTATAATGAATGGGAAGTGATCTAACAATAGAAAGAAGCACCCTCACATAATACTATATTATGATAACCCTAAAACCTAAACCATGAATCCATGTCTATAAATATTAATTGCTATTATAATcaaaagtgagaaaaaaaaaatagataacaaGCTACTGATAACGTGTTGGACAAAGCATGCACGTgatcaattttttgttttctttctaaaaataatttctgattttaaatttcttagaattttttttataatttttaaacttttagtTGCTGCTggtatttattttctataatgtaaaatatttcGGAAAATAAATTAGAGTTTAATTATCGaaatatacattttaaatattaattttgaaaaagagtATTCTTAAGGAACGCGAACCGCAGAGAGAAGCGAAGGCCCATGATAATGAAAAATTTTGGGCTATCCTTTGTGACATACCCATTGGGCCATTTAATATGTCCAAATAATGAAGAACTTCTATTGCCTTTCACACACTGATTGGATAAATATTTGgataaatatttgtaaaattattttgataaaatagaTGTTGActgtatatttttattcttaaaataagataattatcaatttcatttattaaaaaattattagcatTACTTCCCCTCAAAAATCATTTCAAACagcattaatttttaaatataataataaacatgtaaatatttaattaaatcgcattaaattatatttaaacacATATTTAGATAATTCTACATGAATGGTGTAAacagatgttttttttttctatttaggATAACAAAAGCTAAAGCTAAATTATAATGtaaattttacaaggaaggcccAATGAATGTATCAAAGCCCAATTGATGTGTTGTcctctcattttttttctatcctTGTGTCCCATAATTAGAACAATTTTAGTGTAAAgatcttctttattttatttgagtAAGTTTCAccatgttaattttttttaaaatacttttttccaaaattttatctgtactttcatttttatatatttaaaatttaatttaattttaataaatgaatactttttatttttaagatttcatgttatataaaatattcaaatattaaattgaaGACTTTCATCACATCACCGTATTTCaatgaaaattttgttataagATAAACTTTTATCGTTTCATTTTCTGGCAATAATTCATTCCACGGTTGAAATGAAGAGAAAGATAACTTTAgttaagtgaaaaaaaaaaactaatttgaaGTTCCCATACTACTGAaggttatttgaaaaaaaaactctaatttATTACcaaatttaatgttattaattgaattaacaatctttttaataatataaattaattaaaagagtAGTGTATTTAAGGTCAAAAGTTGTCATTAACTTAGATATTTCTTAATGCTAACAATGGTTACCAGTAAATTTCACTCAGACTTAGAATCAAACAATTTGTTTAAGCTTTAAGATGTAATTCTAATAAATACAAGTGAAAAATGTTAAAAGATATACGTTAACTAAAGATAATCCtatattatagtatataaaggatacaaaataaatcatattttataaattaatttttaaaaatttagttaaacttaaaataaactttttaatacAAGACCATAATTTTGTAAAGATCCTATATAATACTTAGATACTTAGATGAGATGttaatttgtatataaaaattctatattaaaaatttttacataaaaaaaattcatagtaatatttaacatgaaaatttttatatctaaaaaattctatatcaataaaaataaaaaatattttataatatataagtgaatgtaaatttttttataaaatttataaagatataaagtttatttttaataaaaataaataaatgaaatgaatTTTTTACACCATATATCATCTCTTAAGTTAACTTGTTTGATAACTCCACTATACAACTTTTATGTTTCTTATCCCACTTGTGAAAGGGTTGATCATTAACATTGGTCTTTAATGTAAATACGTGTAGAgttttgagaagaaaaaaatgagtgGTTGCACTTTTGTTACTTTATTTTCGAATGATTGAACCATGGAAATTATTACTGCTAGATAAATTTTGAAACCAGcaacaaagaaaatatgctAAATGGTTTGTTGAAATTAAGATAGATGAATGATTATGAAATCGGTGGACATAGTATAAGAGCTTCTTCATACTGCAACATTTGTCTGTGTGTGTGATTGTGAATTAGCATCCAAACACTGCCTAACAGCCAACAAGGTCCTTTTGACTCAACATTCCACAATCATCATCATGTCTTCTTATTCATTAGTTGAAGTCTTAACTATTTTATAGAGAACTAAGATTTTAGTTGACCTATGCACATTCCCAACTATAACTTGTTTCTTATCACAAACACCCTATTTATTTGGGAAGCTTTAGATTAATAGGGCACCTACATTTTTTTCCCCACTTTTTTAACTCTTCTATACtttaaatacaatatttttcaataaattgtCACTCTTTTTAAGTTTATGCACCCAAAATTTAACATTgtgaatcaataaaaaaaatttattgttgatataactgtaaaattaattatcattaaaACTCATTAAATTTATCATGGTGAGTAATGGGTAATGATGTGAttctaatataattatattttatacttttatatttGTCTCTATCGATAAAAACACGGAGAAATCATGTTTAAtaggaaatgaaatgaaaacgTGAAATTCAAGTTAATGTTCATCGAGAAAGAATTAAGACTTAAATTTCTCGTTTAAAATTACGAacaaagtttgaaaaatataattttaatagattgtttgttttataatacaatttacttttattaataattacattttgtaaataaataatttaaacaaatattaaaataataaatgaatattaatattttattttaataatatatcgaaatgcattatttattttatattaaaatttaaattaatttatta
The genomic region above belongs to Phaseolus vulgaris cultivar G19833 unplaced genomic scaffold, P. vulgaris v2.0 scaffold_30, whole genome shotgun sequence and contains:
- the LOC137817320 gene encoding ruBisCO-associated protein-like; translated protein: MLSIFRQYTFDDSFDQVFVSNKFLKEYQIALTFATDYDDDDHPTNGLFRPTWDLTKVTAQAIELFKEKSRHMDVDVKVFISIGNRGSHQPFKPLDNKTWIANATSSLTELIQSEELNLHVDGIDVLYEQIDASPGDFIQCVGQLIRNLKENGVISEASISPSDLNKDFYSRLYSSVSFLVDFVDYQFQKEVEFVTNPSLLLQKYNELTKVYPRKKLLAGYSAENEDWTTLSPIVFFLGGMDILKKRKAPGISIHYHNYYAQSSPHQE